The following coding sequences lie in one Lolium perenne isolate Kyuss_39 chromosome 2, Kyuss_2.0, whole genome shotgun sequence genomic window:
- the LOC127329493 gene encoding protein ALP1-like: MSPTFRGRKQYTSQNVIAAMNRGMRFTYVLSGWEGSAHDASILADSLSRPDGLQILEGKFYLGDAGYACRPGILPPFRKTRYHFTEFYAKHRPQNAKELFNLRHSSLGVTIESAFAAMKNKFKVLDQKLFHAFDTQVKLALACCIFHNWILG; encoded by the coding sequence ATGTCTCCAACATTCCGCGGGAGGAAGCAGTACACCAGCCAGAACGTGATAGCAGCTATGAATCGCGGTATGAGGTTCACCTACGTGCTTTCTGGGTGGGAGGGTTCAGCTCATGATGCGAGCATCCTGGCTGATAGCTTGTCAAGGCCTGATGGGTTGCAAATCCTTGAAGGCAAGTTCTACCTTGGAGATGCTGGATATGCATGCCGACCTGGTATTCTACCtccattcaggaaaacaaggtaccACTTCACCGAGTTCTATGCGAAGCACCGACCTCAGAATGCAAAAGAGTTGTTCAATCTGAGACACTCAAGCCTTGGAGTCACCATTGAGAGTGCCTTTGCTGCAATGAAGAACAAGTTCAAGGTCCTTGACCAGAAACTGTTCCACGCTTTTGACACTCAAGTAAAGCTGGCCCTTGCTTGCTGCATTTTTCACAACTGGATCTTAGGTTGA